In the Clavelina lepadiformis chromosome 8, kaClaLepa1.1, whole genome shotgun sequence genome, one interval contains:
- the LOC143469303 gene encoding centrosomal protein POC5-like, whose translation MSYTSEDGDGDPLINSDTSKGSSVSSGLQEEYNELLKYAIVTPKWDPEVQHTNMPLPQLQLTEPDNLPLTTIDEFSGVSSSSRSNDGRDSAMGSDELTSDRKTFREPPHLPDFQPLEIQASSYHKTPVQIHDVSYIDPDFKRIDQRLKNWNIKLNKMVLAEMSQTKTDITEQYRKMLHSKEKEHEASMNKLQNEVEDLKELLHTCETSLARKDSVILNLTRTLQTNKEKQEMMRALSMWKLRLSDEKRMAFTSNIARRHRDRVVAIRAWQSWRAVVEGKWREKVERACQKKAQEVCVTLTDDYEAKIASLNDALQASRDEVLRLNGEREKYEETMKKAFMRGVCALNLEAMSMFEGEGKDPGQIQTLAAAVDALSCEPEETSRNISSIDVKRVHMNRVDVIPTRDNGVRNHVIPQTNVVQTLETASYAQIPPVTQKATKRTSSKNSNMRVFPTGGAERPRSSQRMKVVVKRHHPNVQNVVTQQTLKHVAKYPNTQNKPIL comes from the exons ATGTCTTATACAAGCGAAGACGGAGACGGTGACCCTTTAATTAATTCTGACACTTCAAAGGGAAGCTCGGTATCATCCGGACTGCAA GAAGAATACAACGAATTGCTGAAATATGCCATAGTAACACCAAAATGGGATCCTGAAGTCCAGCACACAAACATGCCGCTGCCCCAACTGCAGCTCACGGAACCAGATAATCTTCCTCTCACAACAATCGATGAATTTTCag GAGTGAGTAGTTCCAGCAGAAGCAACGACGGAAGGGACAGTGCAATGGGAAGCGACGAGTTGACTTCAGATCGAAAAACATTCCGCGAACCTCCTCACCTCCCTG ACTTCCAGCCATTGGAAATTCAGGCTTCGTCCTATCACAAAACCCCAGTTCAGATTCACGATGTCAGCTACATTGACCCGGATTTTAAAAGAATAGATCAACGGCTAAAGAACTGGAACATTAAGCTTAACAAGATGGTGTTG GCGGAGATGAGCCAGACGAAGACTGACATCACGGAGCAGTATCGGAAAATGCTCCACTCAAAGGAGAAGGAGCACGAAGCCAGCATGAACAAACTCCAG AATGAGGTAGAAGATCTGAAAGAACTTCTTCACACGTGCGAGACGTCACTCGCGAGGAAGGATTCTGTCATCCTCAATCTGACCCGCACTCTGCAAACCAACAAAGAGAAGCAGGAGATGATGAGAGCGTTGTCGATGTGGAAGTTGCGTTTGAGCGACGAGAAGAGAATG GCTTTCACTTCAAACATCGCCAGGCGCCATCGAGATCGGGTGGTGGCGATTCGAGCGTGGCAGTCGTGGCGAGCAGTCGTGGAAGGGAAGTGGAGAGAGAAGGTGGAGAGAGCTTGCCAGAAGAAAGCGCAGGAAGTCTGCGTGACTCTCACAGATGACTATGAAGCAAAAATTGCCTCG TTGAACGATGCGCTGCAAGCATCCAGGGATGAGGTTCTTCGTCTCAACGGCGAGCGTGAGAAGTACGAAGAAACTATGAAGAAGGCGTTCATGCGTGGCGTATGTGCACTCAACCTTGAAGCTATGTCAATGTTTGAAGGAGAAGGCAAAG ATCCTGGCCAGATACAGACACTAGCTGCCGCTGTTGATGCCTTATCATGTGAACCCGAGGAGACATCACGAAACATCTCAAGCATTGACGTGAAGCGCGTTCATATGAACAGGGTTGACGTCATACCGACCCGTGATAACGGTGTTAGAAATCACGTGATACCGCAGACAAACGTTGTGCAGACCCTGGAAACGGCGTCATAC GCTCAGATCCCGCCAGTGACGCAGAAGGCTACGAAAAGAACGTCATCGAAAAATTCCAACATGCGAGTTTTCCCCACTGGGGGCGCTGAGAGGCCGAGATCGTCACAGAGAATGAAGGTCGTAGTGAAACGTCATCACCCCAATGTACAG AACGTGGTCACCCAGCAAACGCTGAAGCACGTCGCCAAATATCCCAACACCCAAAACAAACCgatattgtga
- the LOC143469304 gene encoding uncharacterized protein LOC143469304 — translation MNTSARNYSVYLYYKRPWLRDELFAAILTVIAFYLVVALSIFEVRSRRKVDQGKKKGFGQKLLDFSSKGSLCLVAVIFAFIRCLCEQIELRLGRKSDLACLIYLHQLVEVFHLALTSLYLILWTRQLKMYRHRALRHLGSPFLRAISVLVLFGILGTSIASAASYLSTFTMISSPVGCVYDLSYPNGVPSSLPGYLLFAISFIFQSCLLALLVYPLAKHYHLQICCCRVEMPPKQEKIKKTIIRLCVCTLVCVLSDLVSSALLIFLHDGISPIFFWANIYTTNLLINIVAVVISFADWKRRLFPCFSIEYDGVTATGSGPTSSSAV, via the coding sequence ATGAACACGAGCGCGCGGAATTATTCGGTTTATTTGTATTATAAAAGGCCTTGGCTGAGGGATGAGCTCTTTGCAGCGATTTTGACCGTGATCGCGTTCTACCTCGTAGTTGCTCTCTCCATCTTCGAAGTTCGTTCCAGGAGGAAAGTTGATCAAGGGAAAAAGAAAGGATTTGGGCAGAAGTTGCTTGATTTCTCGTCAAAAGGGTCGCTATGTCTGGTCGCCGTCATTTTCGCTTTCATAAGATGTCTATGCGAACAGATAGAGCTCCGTCTCGGAAGAAAATCGGATCTCGCTTGCCTCATTTATTTACATCAGCTCGTCGAAGTCTTCCATCTCGCCCTGACTTCCCTCTACCTCATTCTATGGACACGGCAGTTAAAGATGTACCGGCACCGTGCTCTTCGACATTTGGGATCGCCTTTCTTGCGCGCGATCAGCGTCCTCGTACTCTTCGGCATCCTCGGAACGTCGATAGCATCCGCGGCCAGTTACCTGAGCACGTTCACCATGATCAGTTCCCCGGTAGGATGCGTCTATGATCTCAGCTACCCCAACGGCGTTCCATCCAGTCTTCCCGGCTATTTGCTCTTCGCTATATCGTTCATCTTCCAATCCTGTCTCCTCGCCTTGCTCGTCTATCCGCTGGCGAAGCACTACCACCTCCAGATCTGCTGTTGCAGGGTCGAGATGCCGCCCAAGCAGGAGAAGATAAAGAAGACGATTATCCGCCTCTGCGTCTGCACCTTGGTCTGCGTCCTCTCCGATCTCGTCTCCTCCGCTTTGCTCATCTTTCTCCACGACGGGATTTCCCCCATATTCTTCTGGGCGAACATCTACACGACCAACCTGCTGATCAACATAGTGGCGGTCGTGATCTCCTTCGCAGATTGGAAGAGGCGACTCTTCCCTTGCTTCTCGATCGAGTACGATGGCGTGACGGCGACCGGCAGCGGTCCTACGTCAAGCTCAGCGGTTTAG
- the LOC143469400 gene encoding uncharacterized protein LOC143469400 → MAEYSTLPKWLQEAKLLVQRSDEWMTFSKALYDVVSVHLHENGIKSFATLGPSEKTMLILKAVDAMKGETSYKDILAKISASLDGQLRHELQGSSHCQPNAKSELLAEKFQFAIEAILSKSPHTKAQLSQCANKSLDANLRYTLWKAKLENPQVRQSYLKLVENSPKKLVSKFDLEISQKCQSLLRDDDSLKPLQVLKPSSSVLRHVLSYHHAQSMSKSSLTDVEYLLAVPLVYCTLAKFSSGKNLKKPETLTRAAMATLIEQFELFWEKRPDFAKSPEPGRSMNAFAMEAIEALKEMDTNLMTSISEVYGKTFKVTENVAVRAIAILFQPLLRTFFVGYLPLVTVMFIWDQIIVGYDVKEYNPLPVVCAVLLYLARESIEECSSWRALENNFKSCLKTQDLAPVRGTLAQNNFDTKLEDVLDRENSLHRHYPVPTATALKSLPAWRCWYSDKLVAHFSEKRATKRAHFTAIQEAPETEDVESTKSLRNFRGEREHLIEELNLMKEELMEARKQIAERSREKEELEDRAETEIERLKKKLDLYRKRRSTVVTSHDAQLFGLSRPDYEESESSSLAGGIPPPPSIATAPKSPAASPVTPSPSKPASVREPTPVKVSEIETPPVTQEEAERSTVEDSNEKAKEVMKDLVRSIMQGIDRLAHGTGAERETLNAQTRSDLNVVRAAYEDAKTKVFGKPTTDEELAGIEEEERQNKISKVSDETRAQLKKRLK, encoded by the coding sequence ATGGCTGAATACAGCACCCTTCCCAAATGGCTACAAGAAGCTAAATTATTGGTTCAGCGTTCTGACGAATGGATGACGTTTTCCAAAGCCCTTTATGACGTGGTTAGCGTTCATTTGCACGAAAATGGCATCAAATCATTCGCCACGTTAGGTCCGAGCGAAAAAACGATGCTTATTCTAAAGGCAGTGGATGCTATGAAGGGTGAGACGTCATATAAGGACATACTGGCCAAAATATCTGCCAGTTTAGATGGTCAGCTTAGACATGAGCTGCAAGGTAGCAGTCATTGCCAGCCTAATGCTAAGTCTGAGTTGTTGGCAGAGAAGTTTCAATTTGCTATTGAGGCCATTCTGTCAAAATCGCCTCACACCAAAGCCCAGTTATCACAATGCGCTAATAAATCCCTGGACGCGAACTTGCGCTACACTTTGTGGAAAGCGAAGTTAGAAAACCCACAAGTCCGACAAAGTTACTTGAAGCTGGTTGAAAATTCGCCAAAGAAACTCGTCTCCAAATTTGATTTAGAGATTTCTCAGAAGTGCCAGTCTTTGTTGAGAGACGATGACAGCTTAAAGCCTCTGCAAGTGCTGAAGCCTTCATCGTCAGTGTTGCGTCATGTGTTGTCCTATCACCACGCCCAGTCAATGTCGAAGAGCAGTCTGACCGACGTCGAATACTTGCTTGCGGTGCCTCTTGTCTATTGCACCTTGGCCAAGTTTTCATCCgggaaaaatttaaagaaaccaGAAACGCTTACTCGGGCGGCGATGGCGACGTTGATCGAACAATTCGAACTATTTTGGGAGAAAAGACCGGATTTCGCGAAATCGCCCGAACCTGGACGAAGCATGAACGCGTTTGCGATGGAAGCGATTGAGGCGTTGAAAGAAATGGACACAAACCTCATGACGTCAATCAGCGAAGTTTATGGGAAAACGTTCAAGGTTACCGAGAATGTCGCGGTAAGGGCGATTGCCATTCTGTTCCAACCGCTTCTGAGAACATTTTTCGTCGGATATCTACCGCTCGTCACAGTCATGTTCATCTGGGATCAGATTATTGTCGGCTATGACGTCAAAGAATACAACCCTCTGCCAGTCGTTTGCGCTGTGCTGTTGTATTTGGCGAGGGAGAGCATTGAGGAGTGTTCGTCTTGGAGAGCTTtggaaaataactttaaatcTTGTCTGAAAACTCAAGACTTGGCCCCCGTGCGCGGTACACTCGCCCAGAATAACTTCGACACGAAATTGGAAGACGTTCTAGATCGCGAAAATTCACTTCACCGTCACTATCCTGTTCCCACGGCAACAGCTTTGAAGTCGCTGCCGGCGTGGCGGTGTTGGTATAGCGACAAGTTGGTGGCGCACTTCAGCGAGAAGCGGGCTACGAAGCGGGCTCATTTCACCGCCATACAGGAGGCCCCGGAGACGGAAGACGTCGAATCCACCAAATCCCTCCGGAATTTTCGCGGCGAACGCGAGCATCTGATCGAGGAGTTAAACCTGATGAAGGAAGAACTGATGGAAGCGAGGAAGCAGATCGCTGAAAGATCGCGAGAAAAGGAAGAATTAGAAGATAGAGCGGAGACCGAGATCGAACGTCTGAAGAAAAAATTGGATCTTTACCGGAAGCGACGATCTACAGTGGTGACGTCACATGATGCTCAGTTGTTTGGACTCTCTCGACCTGATTACGAGGAAAGTGAAAGCTCCAGTCTCGCAGGGGGAATACCTCCACCCCCGTCTATTGCAACAGCCCCAAAAAGTCCCGCAGCAAGTCCCGTCACCCCATCACCCAGCAAGCCCGCCTCCGTTCGAGAACCGACCCCGGTAAAGGTCAGCGAGATAGAGACCCCTCCTGTGACGCAAGAGGAGGCGGAAAGATCGACAGTGGAAGATTCGAACGAGAAAGCGAAGGAGGTGATGAAAGATTTGGTCCGGAGCATTATGCAGGGCATTGACAGGTTGGCGCATGGAACTGGGGCCGAGAGAGAGACTTTGAACGCGCAAACGCGCAGTGATTTAAACGTGGTCAGGGCCGCTTACGAAGACGCGAAGACGAAGGTTTTTGGGAAGCCAACTACAGATGAGGAGCTTGCTGGAATCGAAGAAGAAGAGAGACAAAACAAGATTTCGAAGGTTAGCGATGAAACGCGCGCTCAGCTGAAGAAGAGGTTGAAATAG
- the LOC143469402 gene encoding uncharacterized protein LOC143469402: MYCDEKNMADAVMTSSPLSHRIFNNGSDQTIQNSDTSGENSAVSSGDEMMTCTHCDYVSNSSSEMTRHRWDVHPLLTRRKQHLMRSQGRKRPNSESAEEPKISDDICDVMAKKRSSSDDVVKETSGRSSDLAVREPPAQIRRVNSAEMGERTHVKAIVECHRKTNSLGDASAFKRENEKRNEARSCSLSLINGIAAAPLADMCSEQTADCIKARVLNPTGPLASPAVTTQPGLNTLAKAAVTVSSQGHPVAMDTSVAETREAKQPRMISPPPAAWSNLIPAASGSLNDVLAEGQKMSHGYTLSPAGAPICPSNVSPIPNMGTMIAQHPLQAFLPQAAFYNQYALEKGLPLAAGGVFLHNPYVSGLLPNPMFPMPTSFYPGLSFPVPENTKPQPYDAEGSRHLNLTTLSDVATSILSVETQNRKERSQSPPKRSLEAVSSPPTSCAPSKRRSVAEFLPSSPATPSSGTQIKSSKADQKALTSKPSPPTQRKQQQLNNKFSQLESRPAAKVISQRQPAVTQSMDGDRLRSLEQAIRDTDCCDPNERSNVLPFCCPDGKWRMVRSKRIGGAWLVQMPGSDTPALYVPKQSEPANTDTLNEWLKSKLTVTGEPSARNPHTKKTPGVNMANGRQACQRQVRETKALGRYAKDQKRGMKDMVSSDAIRNLLLQKTALA; encoded by the exons ATGTACTGTGACGAAAAGAACATGGCGGATGccgttatgacgtcatcacccTTGTCGCACAGAATTTTCAACAATGGAAGCGACCAAACAATACAGAACAGCGATACCTCCGGTGAAAATTCCGCCGTATCGAGCGGTGACGAGATGATGACGTGCACACACTGTGATTACGTATCTAATTCGTCATCAGAAATGACACGTCACCGCTGGGATGTGCATCCCCTACTAACACGACGTAAGCAGCATTTGATGAGGTCACAGGGGAGAAAACGACCCAATTCTGAGTCTGCGGAAGAACCCAAGATAAGCGATGacatttgtgacgtcatggcGAAGAAACGGTCGTCGTCTGATGACGTGGTTAAGGAGACCAGTGGAAGATCGAGCGACTTGGCGGTTCGCGAACCCCCAGCTCAGATTAGGAGGGTCAACTCGGCAGAAATGGGGGAACGAACCCATGTCAAG GCAATCGTAGAATGCCACCGCAAGACTAACAGTTTAG GCGACGCGTCCGCGTTCAAGCGTGAAAACGAAAAAAGAAACGAGGCGCGGTCGTGCAGTCTGTCACTGATCAATGGCATCGCAGCCGCGCCACTGGCGGATATGTGTAGTGAGCAGACGGCAGACTGTATCAAGGCAAG GGTGCTGAACCCCACTGGCCCTCTCGCATCGCCTGCGGTCACCACTCAGCCGGGTCTCAACACTCTCGCCAAAGCGGCCGTGACTGTGTCGTCTCAAGGTCATCCGGTTGCCATGGATACGTCTGTGGCGGAAACAAGAGAGGCCAAGCAGCCAAGGATGATTTCACCTCCACCAGCAGCATGGAGCAATCTTATCCCGGCCGCTAGTGGGAGCCTTAACGACGTGCTTGCTGAAGGACAGAAAATGTCGCACGGATACACGTTGTCGCCCGCGGGTGCCCCGATCTGTCCCAGCAATGTGTCCCCGATACCAAATATGGGCACAATGATAGCTCAGCACCCCCTGCAAGCCTTTCTCCCTCAAGCGGCATTCTACAACCAATATGCCCTGGAGAAGGGTCTCCCGCTGGCGGCCGGGGGCGTGTTTTTACACAACCCTTACGTCAGTGGTTTGTTGCCCAACCCGATGTTCCCAATGCCTACGTCATTCTATCCCGGACTGTCGTTCCCTGTCCCTGAGAACACCAAACCACAACCTTATGATGCAGAAGGGTCTCGCCACCTCAACCTCACAACTTTGTCTGACGTCGCCACAAGTATTTTAAGCGTCGAAACCCAGAACAGGAAGGAGAGGAGCCAGTCGCCGCCGAAGCGAAGTCTGGAAGCCGTCAGCTCCCCCCCAACATCCTGCGCTCCGAGCAAGCGACGATCCGTTGCGGAATTTCTCCCTTCCAGTCCCGCAACGCCCTCTAGTGGTACTCAGATAAAGTCATCAAAAGCGGACCAGAAGGCTTTGACGTCAAAACCGTCGCCGCCAACTCAGCGCAAGCAGCAACAACTAAACAACAAGTTCTCTCAACTCGAAAGCAGACCGGCAGCCAAGGTGATCTCTCAGCGCCAACCAGCGGTGACACAATCCATGGACGGTGACCGTCTGAGGTCACTAGAGCAAGCTATACGCGATACAGATTGTTGCGATCCAAACGAACGAAGCAATGTCCTCCCGTTTTGCTGCCCGGATGGAAAGTGGCGCATGGTGCGTTCCAAGCGCATTGGTGGCGCCTGGCTTGTGCAGATGCCAGGATCCGATACGCCAGCTTTGTACGTGCCAAAACAAAGCGAGCCAGCCAACACAGACACTCTGAATGAATGGCTCAAGTCAAAACTCACCGTCACTGGAGAACCATCCGCGAGAAATCCTCACACCAAGAAGACACCAGGTGTCAATATGGCAAATGGCAGGCAGGCTTGTCAACGCCAGGTCAGAGAAACCAAAGCGCTAGGTCGATATGCAAAGGACCAGAAGAGAGGTATGAAGGACATGGTGTCTAGTGACGCCATTCGTAACTTGCTCCTGCAAAAAACTGCTCTTGCTTga
- the LOC143469614 gene encoding large ribosomal subunit protein eL18B-like — translation MSMIYLRHFHVSAACWSARLASFFSDRRANMGVDIRHNKDRKIVRKSTRSDDIYVKLLVKLYRFLARRTNSNFNKIILKRLFMSRSNRPPLSVARLVRNMNKKGREDKTAVVVGTITDDKRIFKIPKLNVCALHVTKGARARILESGGNIITFDQLAQQAPKGQNTCLMQGPRKARKVYRHFGLAPGVPHSSTKPYVRSKGRKFERARGRRASRGYKN, via the exons atgtCTATGATTTATCTACGTCATTTTCATGTTTCGGCTGCATGTTGGAGCGCGAGGCTAGCATCTTTCTTTTCTGACAGGCGTGCGAATATG GGAGTTGACATTCGCCACAACAAAGACCGAAAGATTGTTAGGAAGTCGACGAGAAGTGATGACATCTACGTCAAACTTCTTGTCAAG CTTTATCGCTTCCTTGCTCGTCGGACAAACTCTAATTTCAACAAGATCATCTTGAAGCGATTGTTCATGAGTCGATCCAATCGCCCACCGCTGTCTGTTGCCAGATTG GTGAGAAACATGAACAAGAAAGGTCGCGAAGATAAGACTGCGGTCGTGGTTGGCACCATCACAGATGACAAGAGGATCTTCAAAATACCAAAGCTTAAT GTGTGCGCCTTGCACGTGACGAAGGGTGCTCGAGCACGCATCCTCGAATCTGGTGGAAATATCATCACATTTGATCAACTTGCACAGCAGGCACCGAAGGGACAGAACACTTGCCTCATGCAAG GACCAAGAAAGGCACGCAAGGTATACCGTCACTTCGGTCTTGCACCTGGCGTGCCCCACAGCAGCACAAAGCCCTATGTTCGCTCGAAGGGCCGTAAGTTTGAACGCGCCAGAGGAAGGCGGGCAAGCCGTGGTTACAAGAACTGA
- the LOC143469763 gene encoding carbonic anhydrase 4-like, with translation MEVRNFMTSFLLLVCLTSLGKSADKVRRMNTHRGQECFGKSSMIINGKEYQLFNEKANYDEAKVKCEKWGAKWMSARASLATIPDQETQECLSDMIRSPGNYQPKDWRRQPPFEIGYTIGGTDQREGSWKWATGDPIHTRGKKPGYSNWGRFEPNDWRRFSGEGEDCMSMLLRGVPGLIGYERGKWIDHLCSVKMFFICERDLPDSDFGWGFPNNAHTLLPSDWPNKYVTCGGSHQSPVDVDITTNRFCSNDLSTVTSWGTEHSEEVQWVVHNTGRNLEIRLQPERSLYSTFHGSDVKHYVEKIHIKFGDSGYRGSEHSIGGKVYAGELQIFHHPAEETEERHALSFMLQERYFQPNRRWSKLLRHINTVQEADMTSVMKSPEGHFKYLLGDTARSNDYRSEEYVTGAAVRYRGSLTQPPCTDDVIWTVYPRAITLSFAQFSVLRHLNMEGGQPMKGNTRPLQPRSDDHCIVLS, from the exons ATGGAAGTCAGgaattttatgacgtcatttcttCTCTTGGTTTGTTTGACAAGTTTGGGAAAATCAGCAGATAAAGTGAGAAGGATGAACACGCACAGAGGTCAAG AATGTTTCGGCAAATCGTCTATGATTATAAACGGGAAGGAATACCAACTCTTCAACGAAAAGGCGAATTACGACGAAGCCAAAGTAAAGTGTGAGAAGTGGGGAGCAAAATGGATGAGCGCACGGGCATCACTGGCCACTATACCGGATCAGGAGACGCAAGAGTGTTTGAGCGACATGATCCGAAGCCCGGGGAATTATCAACCAAAGGATTGGAGAAGACAACCCCCCTTTGAGATCGGGTACACGATCGGAGGCACCGACCAACGGGAGGGGAGCTGGAAATGGGCGACCGGGGATCCCATCCACACTAGGGGAAAG AAACCCGGCTACAGCAATTGGGGTCGCTTCGAACCGAACGACTGGCGGCGGTTCAGTGGGGAGGGGGAGGATTGCATGTCCATGTTGCTCCGGGGAGTCCCCGGCTTGATTGGGTACGAGCGAGGCAAGTGGATTGACCACCTCTGTAGCGTCAAAATGTTCTTTATTTGCGAGAGAG ATCTGCCTGACAGTGACTTCGGCTGGGGATTCCCGAACAACGCTCATACAC TGCTGCCCAGCGATTGGCCGAACAAGTACGTGACGTGCGGTGGAAGTCACCAATCACCGGTCGACGTGGACATCACGACCAATCGATTCTGCAGCAATGACCTTTCAACTGTGACCTCTTGGGGGACTGAGCACAGCGAGGAAGTTCAATGGGTCGTCCACAACACCGGAAGAAATC TTGAAATTCGACTCCAACCTGAGCGGTCTCTCTACTCGACCTTCCACGGAAGTGACGTAAAGCATTACGTCGAAAAAATCCATATAAAGTTCGGAGACAGCGGATACAGAGGATCCGAGCACTCGATTGGCGGGAAAGTTTACGCGGGAGAG TTGCAGATCTTCCACCATCCCGCGGAGGAGACAGAAGAGCGACACGCGCTGTCCTTTATGCTCCAG GAACGTTACTTTCAACCAAACCGACGTTGGTCCAAGCTACTTCGTCACATTAATACGGTCCAGGAGGCAGATATGACGTCAGTAATGAAGTCACCGGAAGGACATTTTAAATA TCTGCTTGGCGACACCGCAAGATCGAACGACTACCGGTCCGAAGAATACGTCACTGGAGCTGCGGTTCGTTACAGGGGTTCTTTGACCCAGCCCCCGTGtactgatgacgtcatatggaCAGTGTATCCCAGAGCGATCACTCTGTCGTTCGCACAG TTCTCCGTGTTACGTCATCTTAACATGGAAGGCGGTCAGCCGATGAAGGGGAATACCCGTCCCTTACAGCCTCGAAGCGACGACCACTGCATTGTGCTCTCGTGA